In Paractinoplanes brasiliensis, the following proteins share a genomic window:
- a CDS encoding polyribonucleotide nucleotidyltransferase yields the protein MTEQNTALGTEFRTAVIDNGAFGTREITFSTGRLAKQAAGSVIVQLGETVVLSATTASKQPKEHFDFFPLTVDVEERMYAAGRIPGSFFRREGRPSEDAILTCRLIDRPLRPSFTKGLRNEVQVVETVLALDPAHPYDVVAMNGASLSTKLSGLPFSGPIGSTRVAHIDGQWVAFPTIEELERATFDMVVAGRVVGDGDSADVAIMMVEAEATPNAVKLIAAGATAPTEEVVASGLEAAKPAIRELCRAQSELAEVASKPAVEFPVFLEYQDDVYSAVAEAVRSETAEALKIAAKQEREEALDLVKAKAHELLDERFEGREKEISAAFRSVTKSEVRQRVLREQVRIDGRGPRDIRPLTAQIGVLPRVHGSALFERGETQILGVSTLNMLRMEQALDTLAPEKSKRYMHNYNFPPYSTGETGRVGSPKRREIGHGALAERALVPVLPTREEFPYAIRQVSEALGSNGSTSMGSVCASTLSLLSAGVPLKAPVAGIAMGLISDEVDGKTQYVALTDILGAEDAFGDMDFKVAGTSEFVTALQLDTKLDGIPSDVLAGALQQAHDARATILEVMQAAISAPAEMSEYAPRVTSVKIPVDKIGMVIGPKGQTINAIQDETGADISIEDDGTIYVGATNGPSAEAAVERINAIANPTLPKVGDKFLGTVVKTAAFGAFISLLPGRDGLLHISKVGDGKRVEKVEDFLNVGDKVEVSIADIDARGKIYLDKVRPEGAEAPAPAEGAAEGGRPPREPRGDRGEGGGEPRRRRSRPSGDRGGERRD from the coding sequence ATGACAGAGCAGAACACCGCTCTAGGCACCGAGTTCCGCACCGCCGTGATCGACAACGGCGCGTTCGGCACCCGCGAGATCACGTTCTCCACCGGCCGCCTCGCCAAGCAGGCCGCCGGCTCGGTCATCGTCCAGCTGGGCGAGACCGTCGTCCTCTCCGCGACCACGGCCAGCAAGCAGCCGAAGGAGCACTTCGACTTCTTCCCGCTGACCGTCGATGTCGAGGAGCGGATGTACGCCGCGGGCCGCATCCCCGGCTCGTTCTTCCGCCGTGAGGGTCGCCCGAGCGAGGACGCGATCCTCACCTGCCGCCTGATCGACCGGCCGCTGCGCCCGTCGTTCACCAAGGGCCTGCGCAACGAGGTCCAGGTCGTCGAGACCGTCCTCGCGCTCGACCCCGCCCACCCGTACGACGTGGTCGCCATGAACGGCGCGTCGTTGTCGACCAAGCTGTCCGGCCTGCCGTTCAGCGGCCCGATCGGCTCGACCCGCGTCGCGCACATCGACGGCCAGTGGGTCGCTTTCCCGACCATCGAGGAGCTCGAGCGGGCCACCTTCGACATGGTCGTCGCGGGACGAGTCGTCGGAGACGGCGACAGCGCCGATGTTGCGATCATGATGGTCGAGGCCGAGGCCACCCCGAACGCGGTCAAGCTGATCGCCGCCGGCGCCACCGCCCCGACCGAGGAGGTCGTGGCGAGCGGTCTCGAGGCCGCCAAGCCGGCCATCCGCGAGCTGTGCCGCGCGCAGAGCGAGCTGGCCGAGGTCGCCTCGAAGCCGGCCGTCGAGTTCCCGGTCTTCCTGGAGTACCAGGACGACGTCTACTCGGCCGTGGCCGAGGCCGTCCGGTCCGAGACCGCCGAGGCGCTCAAGATCGCTGCCAAGCAGGAGCGCGAGGAAGCTCTCGACCTGGTCAAGGCCAAGGCGCACGAGCTGCTCGACGAGCGTTTCGAGGGCCGCGAGAAGGAGATCAGCGCCGCCTTCCGCTCGGTCACCAAGAGCGAGGTGCGCCAGCGGGTGCTGCGCGAGCAGGTCCGCATCGACGGCCGTGGCCCGCGTGACATCCGGCCGCTGACCGCCCAGATCGGCGTGCTGCCCCGGGTGCACGGCTCGGCCCTGTTCGAGCGGGGCGAGACGCAGATCCTCGGCGTCAGCACGCTGAACATGCTGCGCATGGAGCAGGCGCTGGACACCCTGGCGCCCGAGAAGTCCAAGCGCTACATGCACAACTACAACTTCCCGCCGTACTCGACCGGTGAGACCGGCCGGGTGGGTTCGCCGAAGCGCCGCGAGATCGGCCACGGCGCGCTGGCCGAGCGGGCGCTGGTGCCCGTGCTTCCGACGCGCGAGGAATTCCCGTACGCGATCCGTCAGGTCTCCGAGGCGCTGGGCTCGAACGGCTCGACGTCGATGGGCTCCGTCTGCGCCTCGACGCTGTCGCTGCTGAGCGCCGGTGTGCCGCTGAAGGCCCCGGTCGCCGGCATCGCGATGGGCCTGATCTCGGACGAGGTCGACGGCAAGACGCAGTACGTCGCGCTGACCGACATCCTGGGCGCGGAGGACGCGTTCGGCGACATGGACTTCAAGGTCGCCGGCACCAGCGAGTTCGTCACCGCCCTGCAGCTGGACACCAAGCTCGACGGTATTCCGTCGGACGTGCTGGCCGGCGCCCTGCAGCAGGCCCACGACGCCCGCGCGACGATCCTCGAGGTCATGCAGGCCGCGATCAGCGCCCCGGCCGAGATGTCGGAGTACGCGCCGCGCGTCACCTCGGTGAAGATCCCGGTCGACAAGATCGGCATGGTGATCGGCCCCAAGGGTCAGACGATCAACGCGATCCAGGACGAGACCGGCGCCGACATCTCGATCGAGGACGACGGCACGATCTACGTCGGCGCGACCAACGGCCCGTCGGCCGAGGCCGCCGTCGAGCGGATCAACGCGATCGCCAACCCGACGCTGCCCAAGGTCGGCGACAAGTTCCTCGGCACGGTGGTGAAGACGGCCGCGTTCGGCGCGTTCATCTCGCTGCTGCCCGGCCGGGACGGCCTGCTGCACATCAGCAAGGTGGGCGACGGCAAGCGCGTCGAGAAGGTCGAGGACTTCCTCAACGTCGGCGACAAGGTCGAGGTGTCCATCGCGGACATCGACGCCCGCGGCAAGATCTACCTCGACAAGGTCCGCCCCGAGGGCGCGGAGGCCCCGGCCCCCGCGGAGGGCGCTGCCGAGGGTGGCCGTCCGCCGCGTGAGCCGCGAGGCGACCGTGGCGAGGGTGGTGGCGAGCCCCGTCGCCGCCGGTCCCGCCCGAGCGGTGACCGCGGTGGCGAGCGTCGCGACTAA
- a CDS encoding M16 family metallopeptidase: MTTSNRGSAAKPARVSTRTLADGAKRTTLPSGLRIVTEAIPTTRSAALGVWVGIGSRDETPGMSGASHFLEHLLFKGTHKRTALQISAEIEAVGGETNAFTTKEYTCYYARVLDADLPIAVDVLCDAVADSIINPADVETERGVILEEIAMHEDEPGDEVHDVFTEAIFGDHPLGRLISGTEESITPMTRNQIHGFYRRRYTAPNIVIAAAGNLDHATVVRLVRKALAGTALDSGAAEPTGPRTGSKRVPTQKPHTVVRNRDTEQGHLVLGGVGIGRRDERRFALGVLNNVLGGGMSSRLFQEIREKRGLAYSVYSYASQYADAGLFGVYAGCAPGKVDEVLDLTRTELERVAAEGISADEIARGKGMVKGSYVLGLEDTGSRMSRLAKSELLHGDLMPVDELLARVDAVTPDEVNEVAAQLFTQPMTLAVVGPFDESAFGTHR; the protein is encoded by the coding sequence GTGACAACAAGTAACCGCGGGTCGGCTGCGAAGCCGGCCCGCGTTTCTACCAGGACCCTCGCGGACGGCGCGAAACGCACCACGCTGCCCAGCGGTCTGCGCATCGTGACCGAGGCGATCCCGACCACCCGCAGCGCGGCCCTCGGCGTGTGGGTGGGCATCGGCTCGCGCGACGAGACCCCCGGCATGTCCGGCGCCTCGCACTTCCTCGAGCACCTGCTCTTCAAGGGCACGCACAAGCGCACCGCGCTGCAGATCTCGGCCGAGATCGAGGCCGTGGGCGGCGAGACCAACGCCTTCACCACGAAGGAGTACACCTGCTACTACGCGCGGGTGCTCGACGCCGACCTGCCGATCGCGGTGGACGTGCTCTGCGACGCCGTCGCCGACTCGATCATCAACCCGGCCGACGTCGAGACCGAGCGCGGCGTGATCCTCGAAGAGATCGCGATGCACGAGGACGAGCCCGGTGACGAGGTCCACGACGTCTTCACCGAGGCGATCTTCGGCGACCACCCGCTGGGCCGGTTGATCTCGGGGACCGAGGAATCGATCACCCCGATGACCCGGAACCAGATCCACGGGTTCTACCGGCGGCGCTACACCGCCCCGAACATCGTGATCGCGGCCGCGGGCAACCTCGACCACGCCACGGTCGTACGGCTGGTGCGTAAGGCGCTGGCGGGCACCGCGCTCGACTCCGGCGCCGCCGAGCCGACCGGCCCCCGTACAGGGTCGAAAAGGGTGCCGACCCAGAAACCGCACACGGTCGTGCGCAACCGCGACACCGAGCAGGGGCATCTGGTGCTGGGCGGGGTCGGGATCGGCCGCCGCGACGAGCGCCGGTTCGCCCTGGGCGTGCTCAACAACGTTCTCGGCGGCGGCATGTCGAGCCGGCTGTTCCAGGAGATCCGCGAGAAGCGGGGCCTGGCCTACTCGGTTTACTCGTACGCGAGCCAGTACGCCGACGCCGGCCTGTTCGGCGTGTACGCCGGCTGCGCGCCCGGCAAGGTGGACGAGGTTCTCGACCTCACCCGTACGGAACTCGAACGGGTGGCCGCCGAGGGGATCAGCGCCGACGAGATCGCCCGCGGCAAGGGCATGGTCAAGGGCTCGTACGTGCTGGGCCTGGAGGACACCGGGTCGCGGATGAGCCGGCTGGCCAAGTCCGAACTGCTGCACGGCGACCTCATGCCGGTCGACGAGCTGCTCGCGCGGGTCGACGCGGTCACGCCGGACGAGGTCAACGAGGTCGCGGCCCAGCTGTTCACCCAGCCGATGACGCTCGCCGTGGTGGGGCCCTTCGACGAGTCCGCGTTCGGCACGCACCGCTAA
- a CDS encoding phosphatase PAP2 family protein: protein MVVWAAAFAVFVWLVGVPTSDPLTAFGWLWLATIAWRNYLPWREHLLFLRDWGPVVVLLIGYNVSRGAADKLFDPHVTPLIDADVAMFGWLTDGKIPTVWLQEHLYDPNHVPWWEVVTTIVYISHFLTVPTVAVVLWLASRQLSYRFIRRWIALSVAGLVTYFLYPAAPPWWASQYGYLTDEVARFSSRGLDVIGLHGAGNTLNALQVHQSNPVAAMPSLHTAYAMMAVAFFLPMVRRRWWPLLFAYPLAMTFTLVYTGEHYIVDVLVGWLYVAATFAAVGLAERWWSRRKGALSYPGDSAT from the coding sequence ATGGTGGTGTGGGCGGCGGCCTTCGCGGTGTTCGTGTGGCTGGTGGGTGTGCCCACCAGCGACCCGCTCACCGCTTTCGGCTGGCTCTGGCTGGCCACGATCGCCTGGCGCAACTATCTGCCGTGGCGTGAGCACCTGCTCTTCCTGCGCGACTGGGGTCCGGTCGTGGTGCTCCTGATCGGTTACAACGTCTCCCGGGGCGCCGCCGACAAGCTGTTCGACCCGCACGTGACACCGCTGATCGACGCCGACGTCGCGATGTTCGGGTGGCTCACCGACGGCAAGATCCCGACCGTCTGGCTTCAGGAGCACCTGTACGACCCCAACCACGTCCCCTGGTGGGAAGTGGTGACCACGATCGTCTACATCTCGCATTTCCTCACCGTGCCGACCGTGGCCGTGGTTCTGTGGCTGGCCAGCCGGCAGCTGTCCTACCGTTTCATCCGCCGCTGGATCGCGTTGAGCGTCGCGGGCCTTGTCACGTATTTCCTCTACCCGGCGGCGCCGCCGTGGTGGGCCTCGCAGTACGGCTACCTGACCGACGAGGTGGCCCGGTTCTCGTCACGCGGCCTCGACGTGATCGGCCTGCACGGCGCCGGCAACACCCTCAACGCCCTGCAGGTGCACCAGTCCAACCCGGTCGCCGCCATGCCGTCACTGCACACCGCGTACGCGATGATGGCCGTCGCCTTCTTCCTGCCGATGGTGCGCCGGCGCTGGTGGCCGCTGCTGTTCGCCTACCCCCTGGCGATGACGTTCACGCTGGTCTACACGGGTGAGCACTACATCGTCGACGTGCTCGTGGGCTGGCTGTACGTGGCTGCCACGTTCGCCGCGGTCGGGCTGGCCGAGCGCTGGTGGAGCCGGCGCAAGGGTGCGTTAAGTTATCCGGGTGACTCAGCAACCTGA
- the dapB gene encoding 4-hydroxy-tetrahydrodipicolinate reductase: MTQQPDSIRVGVLGARGRMGLEVCKAVDAAGDLELVAMIDQGDELFKASDAGAQVFVDFTTPDVVMDNLRWAVDQGISMVVGTTGFTAERLEQVRGWLAAKPGVGVLIAPNFGLGAVLMMQFATRAARYFESVEVIEQHHPRKLDAPSGTSTHTAELIAQARAEAGLGPMPDATKEEVDGARGADIDGVRVHSVRASGLVAHQEVLFGSLGETLTIRHDSLDRVSFMPGVLLGVRKIRQRPGLTVGLDSFLD, translated from the coding sequence GTGACTCAGCAACCTGACTCGATCCGCGTCGGTGTTCTCGGCGCCCGGGGCCGCATGGGCCTCGAGGTCTGCAAGGCGGTCGACGCGGCCGGCGATCTGGAACTCGTCGCCATGATCGATCAGGGTGACGAGCTGTTCAAGGCGTCTGACGCCGGCGCCCAGGTGTTCGTCGACTTCACCACGCCCGACGTCGTGATGGACAACCTGCGCTGGGCCGTCGACCAGGGCATCTCCATGGTCGTGGGCACCACCGGCTTCACCGCGGAACGGCTCGAGCAGGTGCGCGGCTGGCTCGCCGCCAAGCCGGGCGTCGGCGTGCTGATCGCCCCCAACTTCGGGCTCGGCGCGGTGCTGATGATGCAGTTCGCGACGCGCGCCGCCCGCTACTTCGAGTCCGTCGAGGTCATCGAGCAGCACCATCCGCGCAAGCTCGACGCCCCCAGCGGCACGTCGACGCACACGGCTGAACTGATCGCGCAGGCGCGGGCCGAGGCCGGCCTGGGCCCGATGCCCGACGCCACGAAGGAAGAGGTCGACGGCGCTCGCGGGGCTGACATCGACGGGGTGCGAGTTCATTCCGTACGGGCGTCGGGGCTGGTCGCCCACCAGGAGGTGCTGTTCGGGTCGCTCGGCGAGACGCTGACGATCCGCCACGACTCCCTCGACCGGGTGTCGTTCATGCCCGGCGTCCTGCTCGGCGTCCGCAAGATCCGCCAGCGCCCCGGCCTGACCGTCGGCCTGGACAGCTTCCTCGACTGA
- a CDS encoding MFS transporter permease, which produces MNSQDAPTAGRNVALRWLFAPVPLGRVAAFRTLVYVFVALDLTVFTPWVRLHANTPGELYEPLLVGRILPLPTPTHFLVWAVFWALLALSLAAATGRAPRILGWAVFALYFEWMIIAMSYGKVDHDRVGLLVALAVLPTIGKARFGDKSLSEAAGWALRVTQIAVICTYFLAAWAKLRFGGIDWLTSAVLAQAIIRRGTWVADEIAVIPGLLIAAQVGIMLFELLSPLIFVVPQRFRWMGVAFFYSFHVMTFSMITISFAPHLVAMASFLSLERVRPVEWARRRLRRTEVAPEPST; this is translated from the coding sequence GTGAACAGCCAAGATGCGCCCACCGCCGGGCGAAACGTGGCCCTGCGGTGGCTGTTCGCGCCGGTGCCGTTGGGGCGGGTCGCCGCCTTCCGTACGCTGGTGTACGTCTTCGTCGCCCTCGACCTGACCGTCTTCACGCCGTGGGTGCGCTTGCACGCCAACACCCCGGGTGAGCTGTACGAACCGCTGCTCGTCGGCCGGATCCTGCCGCTGCCCACGCCGACCCACTTCCTCGTGTGGGCGGTCTTCTGGGCGCTCCTCGCGCTCTCGCTCGCGGCTGCCACCGGTCGCGCGCCCCGCATCCTGGGCTGGGCCGTCTTCGCGCTCTACTTCGAGTGGATGATCATCGCGATGAGCTACGGGAAGGTCGACCACGACCGGGTCGGTCTGCTGGTGGCGTTGGCGGTGCTGCCGACGATCGGCAAGGCCCGCTTCGGCGACAAGTCGCTGTCCGAGGCCGCCGGGTGGGCCCTGCGGGTCACCCAGATCGCCGTGATCTGCACGTACTTCCTGGCCGCGTGGGCCAAGCTGCGGTTCGGCGGCATCGACTGGCTGACCAGCGCGGTGCTGGCCCAGGCGATCATCCGCCGGGGCACGTGGGTGGCCGACGAGATCGCGGTGATCCCCGGGCTGCTGATCGCGGCGCAGGTCGGCATCATGCTGTTCGAGCTGCTGAGCCCGTTGATCTTCGTGGTGCCGCAGCGGTTCCGGTGGATGGGCGTGGCGTTCTTCTACTCGTTCCACGTCATGACGTTCTCGATGATCACCATCTCGTTCGCCCCGCACCTGGTGGCGATGGCGAGCTTCCTGTCGCTCGAGAGGGTGCGGCCCGTCGAGTGGGCGCGCCGCCGCCTGAGACGTACGGAGGTCGCGCCGGAGCCGTCCACGTGA
- a CDS encoding thiol-disulfide oxidoreductase DCC family protein, with protein sequence MTTPTFVYDGDCSFCTTCAEFIETRIPTHARVVPWQFADLESLGLTVEQCEEAVQWVGADGSTASGPDAIALMLRDAGRGWQLAGGALQLGPVRLAAWPAYRWVADHRHLLPGGTAACSLPQAQRDLLYGKDA encoded by the coding sequence GTGACCACGCCGACCTTCGTCTATGACGGCGACTGCTCGTTCTGCACGACGTGCGCCGAGTTCATCGAGACGCGCATACCGACGCATGCCCGGGTCGTCCCGTGGCAGTTCGCCGACCTCGAGTCGCTGGGCCTGACGGTCGAGCAGTGCGAGGAAGCCGTGCAGTGGGTGGGCGCCGACGGGAGCACCGCCTCCGGACCCGATGCGATCGCCCTGATGCTGCGCGACGCGGGCCGCGGCTGGCAGCTGGCAGGCGGCGCGCTGCAGCTCGGCCCGGTGCGCCTGGCGGCGTGGCCGGCCTACCGTTGGGTCGCCGACCACCGCCACCTGCTGCCCGGGGGCACGGCGGCGTGCTCGCTCCCCCAGGCCCAGCGCGACCTGCTCTACGGCAAGGACGCCTGA
- a CDS encoding GNAT family N-acetyltransferase, which produces MAIGFVRPARPDDAAEIARIQLATWRTAYRRMFPAHVLANLDEAYLGRGWAEAIENPPTERHRVLVAVEQGETASSTVGFAAFGPADEQALAPEEPPLPDTVAAITDLLVEPRWGRRGHGSRLLSAAVAHWRDDNFAYAVAWAYEQDKAMQKFLTSAGWEPDGAGRALDVDDMLVPQLRLHVAVSGE; this is translated from the coding sequence ATGGCAATCGGCTTCGTCCGCCCCGCCCGCCCCGACGACGCGGCGGAGATCGCTCGCATCCAGCTGGCCACGTGGCGTACGGCGTATCGGCGCATGTTCCCCGCCCACGTCCTGGCGAACCTCGACGAGGCGTACCTGGGAAGGGGTTGGGCCGAGGCGATCGAGAACCCGCCGACGGAGCGCCATCGGGTGCTGGTCGCGGTCGAACAGGGCGAGACGGCGTCGAGCACGGTCGGCTTCGCGGCGTTCGGGCCGGCCGACGAACAGGCCCTCGCCCCGGAGGAACCGCCGCTGCCCGACACCGTGGCCGCGATCACCGACCTGCTGGTCGAGCCGCGCTGGGGCCGGCGTGGGCACGGCAGCCGCCTGCTGTCGGCCGCGGTCGCCCACTGGCGTGACGACAATTTCGCGTACGCGGTGGCCTGGGCCTATGAACAGGACAAGGCGATGCAGAAGTTCCTGACCTCGGCCGGGTGGGAGCCCGACGGGGCCGGCCGCGCGCTGGACGTGGACGACATGCTCGTCCCCCAGCTCCGGCTGCACGTGGCCGTGAGCGGAGAATAG
- a CDS encoding winged helix-turn-helix domain-containing protein, which translates to MALPDSLSIAQARRVTLAAQGFADPKPGGVTDLRHLRRVLRRVHLIQMDSVNVLQRAHFMPLYSRLGPYPAELLERAAYRKPRDLFEFWGHEASLITTDLQPLFRWRMARAAEMAWGNMRRVAEEQPELVERVLGVVRDRGPITAAEIEHDEPRRKDHWGWNWSAVKQALEWLFYSGQITAAERTSSFARRYDLPERVLPQAVLNAPTPAPADAFRSLVELSARALGVAAEPELRDYFRLPVDGFKQAVAELVDDQVLRPVSVPGWKQPTYLHRDARLPRWVRAATLVSPFDPLIWERGRTERLFGMNYRIEIYVPAAQRLYGYYVLPFLLGEQLTARVDLKADRKTGRLLIPAAWLEPGADPEETAAALAAELHRLAGWLGLAEVTLPERGDLADPLTTALRAVSLSG; encoded by the coding sequence ATGGCACTCCCAGATTCTCTTTCGATCGCGCAGGCCCGCCGGGTGACGCTGGCCGCGCAGGGTTTCGCCGACCCCAAGCCGGGTGGCGTGACCGACCTGCGGCATCTCCGCCGGGTGCTGCGCCGGGTCCACCTGATCCAGATGGATTCGGTCAACGTCCTGCAGCGGGCTCACTTCATGCCGCTCTACAGCCGCCTCGGGCCCTATCCGGCCGAGCTGCTCGAGCGGGCGGCCTATCGCAAGCCGCGCGACCTGTTCGAGTTCTGGGGTCACGAGGCGTCGCTGATCACCACCGATCTGCAGCCGCTGTTCCGCTGGCGTATGGCCCGCGCGGCCGAGATGGCCTGGGGCAACATGCGTCGCGTGGCCGAGGAACAGCCCGAGCTCGTCGAACGCGTGCTCGGCGTGGTGCGTGACCGCGGGCCGATCACCGCGGCCGAGATCGAGCACGACGAGCCCCGCCGCAAAGACCACTGGGGGTGGAACTGGTCGGCGGTCAAACAGGCCCTCGAGTGGCTGTTCTACTCCGGCCAGATCACCGCGGCCGAGCGCACGTCGTCGTTCGCCCGGCGTTACGACCTGCCCGAGCGGGTGTTGCCTCAGGCCGTGCTCAACGCTCCGACCCCCGCGCCGGCCGACGCCTTCCGGTCCCTGGTCGAGCTCTCGGCCCGCGCCCTCGGGGTGGCCGCCGAGCCCGAGCTGCGTGATTACTTCCGCCTCCCGGTCGACGGCTTCAAGCAGGCGGTCGCCGAGCTGGTCGACGATCAGGTGCTGCGCCCGGTCAGCGTCCCCGGCTGGAAGCAGCCGACCTATCTGCATCGCGACGCCCGGCTGCCCCGGTGGGTTCGCGCGGCCACATTGGTCAGCCCGTTCGACCCGCTGATCTGGGAGCGGGGCCGCACCGAGCGGCTGTTCGGCATGAATTACCGCATCGAGATCTACGTGCCCGCCGCCCAGCGGCTCTACGGCTATTACGTCCTGCCGTTCCTGCTCGGCGAGCAGCTGACGGCCCGGGTCGATCTCAAGGCCGACCGCAAGACCGGCCGGCTGCTCATCCCGGCCGCCTGGCTCGAGCCCGGCGCCGACCCCGAGGAGACGGCCGCCGCCCTCGCCGCCGAGCTGCACCGCCTGGCCGGCTGGCTGGGCCTCGCCGAGGTGACGCTCCCCGAACGTGGCGACCTGGCCGACCCCCTGACCACGGCGCTGAGGGCGGTCAGCTTGAGCGGCTAG
- a CDS encoding DUF2752 domain-containing protein: MTTATSRPWLDDQPVQGPPVPPEWLAYYAQQQAAREPDRVTRFVQKFWTRSPIWAAPVALLVCMGGAVGYTLASHPAEAGAGDAPTCLLKYTTGFVCPGCGGTRAAWYLLHGDLPAAARHHALFTFAVPFLLYLYVAWAAKRLFKWNVPQLNLSPAVLITFVAVWAVWSVLRNLPWAPFTALYV, encoded by the coding sequence ATGACCACCGCCACCTCGCGCCCGTGGCTGGACGATCAGCCGGTGCAGGGTCCGCCGGTGCCGCCCGAGTGGCTGGCATATTACGCGCAGCAGCAGGCCGCCCGCGAGCCCGACCGGGTTACCCGTTTCGTCCAGAAATTCTGGACCAGGTCGCCGATCTGGGCCGCCCCGGTGGCGCTTCTGGTCTGCATGGGCGGGGCGGTCGGCTACACCCTGGCCTCCCACCCGGCCGAGGCCGGCGCCGGTGACGCCCCCACCTGCCTGCTGAAATACACCACCGGTTTCGTCTGCCCGGGCTGCGGCGGCACCCGCGCGGCGTGGTATCTGCTGCACGGCGACCTGCCCGCCGCCGCCCGCCACCACGCCCTGTTCACCTTCGCGGTCCCCTTCCTCCTTTACCTGTACGTCGCCTGGGCCGCGAAACGCCTCTTCAAGTGGAACGTTCCCCAGCTCAACCTCAGCCCGGCCGTTCTGATCACGTTTGTCGCTGTCTGGGCGGTCTGGAGTGTGCTGCGCAACCTGCCCTGGGCCCCGTTCACCGCGCTCTACGTCTGA
- the dapA gene encoding 4-hydroxy-tetrahydrodipicolinate synthase: MTHDPRPFGRLLTAMVTPFAPDGSLDVEGAAKLATYLVDEQRNDALVVSGTTGESPTTTDAEKETLLRAVVDAVGDRARIVAGVGTNNTAHTVELAHAAEKAGAHGLLVVTPYYNKPPQAGVAKHFLTVADSVGLPVMVYDIPHRAGTEIATETMCRIAEHDRIVAVKDAKGDLIASSWVLSRTDLAYYSGDDAATLPLLSIGGIGLVGTSTHFTGVLAKDMIEAFERGDNAAALALHRQAMPLFTGIFRVPGTMLVKAGLNAQGRPAGPVRSPLVDATAAELDQLRQDAAAAGITL, from the coding sequence ATGACGCACGACCCGCGACCCTTCGGACGGTTGCTGACCGCGATGGTCACCCCGTTCGCCCCGGACGGCTCCCTCGACGTCGAGGGCGCGGCGAAACTGGCCACCTATCTCGTCGACGAGCAGCGCAACGACGCGCTCGTCGTCAGCGGCACTACCGGCGAGTCGCCGACGACCACCGACGCGGAAAAGGAAACCCTGCTCCGGGCCGTGGTCGACGCGGTGGGTGACCGGGCCCGGATCGTCGCGGGTGTGGGCACCAACAACACCGCCCACACGGTCGAGCTGGCGCACGCCGCGGAAAAGGCCGGCGCACACGGCCTGCTGGTCGTGACGCCGTATTACAACAAACCGCCGCAGGCGGGCGTGGCCAAGCACTTTCTCACCGTCGCCGACTCGGTCGGCCTGCCGGTGATGGTCTACGACATCCCGCACCGTGCCGGCACAGAGATCGCCACCGAGACGATGTGCCGCATCGCCGAGCACGATCGCATCGTGGCGGTCAAGGACGCCAAGGGCGACCTCATCGCCAGCTCCTGGGTGCTCAGCCGCACCGATCTGGCCTACTACTCCGGCGACGACGCGGCCACGCTGCCGCTGCTGTCGATCGGCGGCATCGGCCTGGTCGGCACGTCCACCCATTTCACCGGCGTGCTCGCCAAAGACATGATCGAGGCGTTCGAGCGTGGCGACAACGCCGCCGCCCTGGCCCTGCATCGGCAGGCGATGCCGCTGTTCACCGGCATCTTCCGTGTCCCCGGCACCATGCTGGTCAAGGCGGGGCTGAACGCCCAGGGCCGCCCGGCCGGCCCGGTGCGCTCGCCGCTGGTCGACGCGACCGCCGCCGAGCTCGACCAGCTGCGCCAGGACGCGGCCGCCGCCGGCATCACCCTGTGA